From the genome of Actinacidiphila yeochonensis CN732, one region includes:
- a CDS encoding HAD family hydrolase: MAALRWLTPRRQSPTERSVLAGEAAAEAALAADRSSARADAPEDLAHAEQAEQARRPEGRERPAGPEAAESAAGLHGADATGEFPVAADPRAAAFFDLDNTVMQGAALFHFGRGLYKRKFFDKRDLLRFAWQQAYFRMAGNEDPEHMRDARDSALSIVKGHRVEELTGIGEEIYDEYMAGKIWPGTRALAQAHLAAGQRVWLVTAAPVETAAIIARRLGLTGALGTVAESVDGVYTGRLVGEPLHGPAKAEAVRALAMAEDLDLSRCAAYSDSANDIPMLSLVGHPYAINPDAALRRHARAEGWRLRDYRTGRKAARVGIPAAVGVGAVTGGVLAALAIRRRNSA; this comes from the coding sequence ATGGCCGCTCTGAGATGGCTCACTCCTCGCAGGCAGTCCCCGACCGAGCGCAGCGTGCTGGCCGGGGAGGCCGCCGCGGAGGCCGCGCTGGCAGCGGACCGGAGCAGCGCCCGGGCCGACGCCCCGGAGGACCTCGCGCACGCCGAGCAGGCCGAGCAGGCCCGGCGCCCCGAAGGCCGCGAGCGCCCCGCCGGGCCCGAGGCCGCGGAGAGCGCCGCGGGTCTCCACGGCGCCGACGCCACGGGCGAGTTCCCGGTCGCCGCCGACCCGCGCGCCGCCGCCTTCTTCGACCTCGACAACACCGTGATGCAGGGCGCCGCCCTCTTCCACTTCGGACGCGGCCTGTACAAGCGGAAGTTCTTCGACAAGCGCGACCTGCTCCGGTTCGCCTGGCAGCAGGCGTACTTCCGGATGGCCGGCAACGAGGACCCCGAGCACATGCGCGACGCCCGCGACAGCGCGCTGTCGATCGTGAAGGGGCACCGCGTCGAGGAGCTGACGGGGATCGGCGAGGAGATCTACGACGAGTACATGGCCGGCAAGATCTGGCCCGGCACCCGCGCGCTGGCCCAGGCGCACCTGGCCGCCGGCCAGCGGGTCTGGCTGGTGACCGCCGCCCCCGTCGAGACCGCCGCGATCATCGCCCGCCGCCTCGGGCTGACCGGCGCGCTCGGCACCGTCGCGGAGTCCGTGGACGGTGTCTACACCGGGCGGTTGGTCGGCGAACCGCTGCACGGCCCGGCCAAGGCCGAGGCGGTACGGGCACTCGCCATGGCGGAGGACCTGGACCTGTCGCGCTGCGCCGCCTACAGCGACTCCGCCAACGACATCCCGATGCTCTCGCTGGTCGGCCACCCCTACGCGATCAACCCCGACGCCGCGCTGCGCCGGCACGCGCGGGCCGAGGGCTGGCGGCTGCGCGACTACCGCACCGGCCGCAAGGCCGCCCGCGTCGGCATCCCGGCCGCCGTGGGCGTCGGAGCGGTCACCGGCGGCGTCCTGGCCGCACTGGCCATCCGCCGCCGCAACTCCGCCTGA
- a CDS encoding glutaredoxin family protein, producing the protein MDTSMDTASTTSAGASGARTVTLIGKPGCHLCDDARTVVTKVAAETGAAVAELDITQDTELYDRYWEQIPVVLVDGEQHTFWRVDEKRLRAALTG; encoded by the coding sequence ATGGACACCTCGATGGACACCGCGTCGACCACCTCCGCGGGCGCGTCCGGCGCCCGGACCGTCACCCTCATCGGCAAGCCCGGCTGCCACCTGTGCGACGACGCGCGCACGGTGGTCACGAAGGTGGCCGCGGAGACCGGCGCGGCCGTGGCCGAACTCGACATCACCCAGGACACCGAGCTGTACGACCGGTACTGGGAGCAGATTCCGGTGGTCCTCGTCGACGGCGAGCAGCACACGTTCTGGCGGGTGGACGAGAAGCGGCTGCGCGCCGCCCTCACCGGCTGA
- a CDS encoding 3'-5' exonuclease — MLPGRSQAGYGYAVVDLETSGSSSRRHRVVELAVVLLDAQLRPEGEFATLVDPQGPVGPTHIHGIEPGQLAGAPLFSGIAVSLLRLLDGRVLVGHNVGCDRAFLVAEFARLGVALPPVPELCTMRLAAGVGGQPADGLSLAACAAAAGLTDWNPHTALGDARATAVLLRRYAPRVPGLSELLTAAAALRGPELPGRTHPEPDSDSDSEPHPHPGAGLEADVTADVAADVTASVDVNALWVRRPLVSSAARSATSGADVDTSVDTSVDTFVNASVNAPADPTVNAPVNAPAGTRTGARSGACGGPRASACGGVRAGGGGSGRNQAFVGPADCAGGNEPERGSVPDARKRRA; from the coding sequence GTGCTACCCGGGCGGAGCCAGGCTGGGTACGGCTATGCCGTCGTGGACCTGGAGACGTCCGGATCGTCCTCGCGGCGGCACCGGGTGGTGGAGCTGGCGGTCGTGCTGCTCGACGCGCAGCTGCGTCCGGAGGGCGAGTTCGCGACGCTGGTCGACCCGCAGGGGCCGGTCGGCCCCACCCACATCCACGGCATCGAGCCCGGGCAGCTGGCCGGTGCGCCGCTCTTCTCCGGGATCGCCGTCTCCCTGCTGCGGCTGCTGGACGGCCGGGTCCTGGTGGGCCACAACGTCGGCTGCGACCGGGCGTTCCTGGTGGCCGAGTTCGCGCGGCTGGGCGTGGCGCTGCCGCCGGTGCCGGAGCTGTGCACGATGCGGTTGGCCGCCGGGGTCGGCGGCCAGCCCGCCGACGGCCTCTCCCTCGCCGCCTGCGCGGCCGCCGCCGGGCTGACCGACTGGAACCCGCACACCGCGCTCGGTGACGCCCGGGCCACCGCCGTCCTGCTCCGCCGCTACGCGCCGCGCGTGCCGGGGCTGTCCGAGCTGCTGACCGCCGCCGCCGCGCTGCGCGGGCCCGAGTTGCCCGGCCGGACCCATCCGGAACCGGACTCGGACTCGGACTCGGAACCGCACCCGCACCCGGGCGCGGGCCTGGAGGCGGACGTCACCGCGGACGTCGCCGCGGACGTCACCGCGAGCGTCGACGTGAACGCGCTGTGGGTGCGCCGCCCCCTCGTGTCCTCGGCTGCCAGGTCCGCGACCTCCGGCGCCGACGTCGACACGTCCGTCGACACGTCCGTCGACACGTTCGTCAACGCGTCCGTCAACGCACCCGCCGACCCCACCGTCAACGCCCCCGTCAACGCCCCCGCCGGCACGCGCACCGGAGCGCGTTCCGGGGCCTGCGGCGGTCCGCGCGCGTCCGCCTGCGGCGGCGTCCGCGCTGGTGGTGGCGGAAGTGGCCGCAACCAGGCCTTTGTTGGGCCGGCCGACTGCGCCGGGGGGAACGAACCGGAACGCGGAAGCGTGCCGGACGCCCGTAAGAGGCGCGCGTGA
- a CDS encoding redox-sensing transcriptional repressor Rex: protein MATGRSHRPATRSRGIPEATVARLPLYLRALTALSERSVPTVSSEELAAAAGVNSAKLRKDFSYLGSYGTRGVGYDVEYLVYQISRELGLTQDWPVVIVGIGNLGAALANYGGFASRGFRIAALLDADTALAGRLVAGLPVRHIDELEAIVRDNHVSIGVIATPAGAAQEVTDRLVAAGVTSILNFAPTVLSVPDGVDVRKVDLSIELQILAFHEQRKAGEERQDPGGDVAAVMPA from the coding sequence GTGGCAACTGGCCGATCACACAGACCGGCGACCCGTAGCCGAGGAATTCCCGAAGCCACCGTCGCCCGGCTTCCGCTGTACCTGCGGGCACTGACGGCGCTCTCCGAGCGCTCGGTGCCCACCGTCTCCTCCGAGGAGCTGGCGGCAGCCGCGGGGGTGAACTCCGCGAAGCTCCGCAAGGACTTCTCCTACCTCGGCTCCTACGGCACCCGAGGTGTCGGTTACGACGTGGAGTACCTCGTGTACCAGATCAGCCGGGAACTGGGGCTCACCCAGGACTGGCCGGTCGTCATCGTCGGTATCGGCAACCTGGGCGCCGCGCTGGCCAACTACGGCGGCTTCGCCTCGCGCGGCTTCCGCATCGCCGCGCTCCTGGACGCCGACACGGCGCTGGCCGGCCGCCTCGTGGCGGGCCTGCCGGTGCGGCACATCGACGAGCTGGAAGCGATCGTCCGGGACAACCACGTCTCGATCGGCGTGATCGCCACCCCCGCCGGTGCCGCGCAGGAGGTCACCGACCGGCTGGTCGCCGCCGGTGTCACCTCCATCCTCAACTTCGCGCCCACCGTCCTGTCGGTGCCCGACGGCGTGGACGTGCGCAAGGTCGACCTCTCCATCGAGCTCCAGATCCTTGCCTTCCACGAGCAGCGGAAGGCCGGCGAGGAGCGCCAGGACCCGGGCGGCGACGTGGCCGCCGTGATGCCGGCATGA
- a CDS encoding glutamyl-tRNA reductase, with protein MSLLVVGLSHRTAPVSVLERAAVPEPARAKLLQAALAAEPASEAVVLATCNRIELYADVDKFHAGVAELSTLLAEYGGSSLEELTPHLYVHYEDRAVHHLLTVACGLDSMVVGEGQILGQIKDALALGQELHTAGRLLNDLFQQALRVGKRAHSETGIDRAGQSLVTFGLDQFTPVSGPPAGRRALVVGAGSMSSLAAATLARAGVRELVIANRTVARAERLAASLAELGADARAITMDDVAKELPEADLVVSCTGATGLVLGVEDVRAAVARRAQRRPRTPLAVLDLAMPRDVDAEVHQLAGVHFVDIEALAAASADAPMAADVDRVRAIVTEEVAAFGAAQRAARITPTVVALRAMAADVVAGELARLDGRLPDLDDKQRAEVTQTVRRVVDKLLHAPTVRVKQLAGEPGGAGYADALRELFDLDPQAVAAVSRADSAGATPPAAQANRERA; from the coding sequence ATGAGCCTTCTCGTCGTCGGGCTGAGCCACCGCACCGCCCCGGTGAGCGTGCTGGAGCGCGCCGCCGTGCCGGAGCCGGCCCGGGCCAAGCTGCTCCAGGCGGCGCTGGCCGCCGAGCCGGCCTCCGAGGCCGTGGTGCTGGCGACCTGCAACCGCATAGAGCTGTACGCCGACGTGGACAAGTTCCACGCGGGCGTCGCCGAACTGTCCACGCTGCTGGCCGAGTACGGCGGTTCGTCCCTGGAGGAGCTGACCCCGCACCTGTACGTCCACTACGAGGACCGCGCCGTGCACCATCTGCTGACGGTGGCGTGCGGGCTGGACTCGATGGTGGTCGGCGAGGGCCAGATCCTCGGGCAGATCAAGGACGCGCTGGCGCTCGGCCAGGAGCTGCACACCGCCGGGCGGCTGCTCAACGACCTCTTCCAGCAGGCCCTGCGGGTCGGCAAGCGGGCGCACTCGGAGACCGGCATCGACCGGGCCGGGCAGTCGCTGGTCACGTTCGGTCTCGACCAGTTCACTCCGGTGTCCGGCCCGCCGGCCGGCCGCCGCGCGCTGGTGGTGGGCGCCGGTTCCATGTCCTCGCTGGCCGCGGCGACGCTGGCCCGTGCCGGGGTGCGCGAGCTGGTCATCGCCAACCGGACGGTGGCGCGGGCCGAGCGGCTCGCCGCCTCACTGGCCGAACTGGGCGCCGACGCCCGCGCGATCACCATGGACGACGTCGCCAAGGAGCTTCCCGAGGCCGACCTGGTGGTGTCCTGCACGGGCGCCACCGGCCTGGTGCTCGGCGTCGAGGACGTGCGCGCCGCCGTGGCGCGCCGGGCGCAGCGCCGGCCGCGGACGCCGCTGGCGGTGCTGGACCTGGCGATGCCGCGCGACGTGGACGCGGAGGTGCACCAGCTCGCGGGCGTGCACTTCGTGGACATCGAGGCGCTGGCCGCGGCCTCCGCCGACGCGCCGATGGCCGCCGACGTGGACCGGGTGCGGGCGATCGTCACCGAGGAGGTGGCGGCGTTCGGCGCGGCCCAGCGGGCGGCCCGGATCACCCCCACCGTGGTGGCGCTGCGGGCGATGGCCGCCGATGTCGTGGCGGGCGAACTCGCCCGGCTCGACGGTAGGCTTCCGGACCTGGACGACAAGCAGCGCGCGGAGGTCACGCAGACCGTGCGGCGGGTCGTCGACAAGCTCCTGCACGCCCCCACCGTGCGGGTCAAGCAGCTGGCCGGCGAGCCCGGCGGGGCCGGGTACGCCGACGCGCTGCGGGAACTCTTCGACCTCGACCCGCAGGCGGTCGCCGCCGTCAGCCGGGCGGACTCCGCGGGCGCCACGCCGCCCGCAGCACAAGCGAATCGAGAGCGGGCATGA
- the hemC gene encoding hydroxymethylbilane synthase, which translates to MTTPSRNDTARGPLRLGTRRSQLAMAQSGMVAEMVREVTGRDVELVEITTFGDVSREALARIGGTGVFVSALRDALLAGEIDLAVHSLKDLPTAAPEGLVLAAIPPRADPRDALVARDGLRFAELPAGAKVGTGSPRRMAQLNAWARAHDLHIETVPIRGNVDTRIGYVTSGTLDAVVLAAAGLQRIGRLTEASELIDADVCLPAPGQGALAVECAGSDPELAAQLAELDDPFTRAAVTAERSLLAALEAGCSAPVGALADLMADGQTSELRLRGVVGTTDGTSLVQMSTTGPVPASDDEARALGRELAASMLAKGAAGLMGEHTL; encoded by the coding sequence ATGACCACCCCCAGCCGAAACGACACCGCACGCGGGCCCCTGCGCCTGGGCACCCGCCGTAGCCAACTGGCCATGGCGCAGTCCGGGATGGTGGCCGAGATGGTGCGCGAGGTCACCGGGCGCGACGTCGAGCTGGTGGAGATCACCACGTTCGGCGACGTCTCCCGGGAGGCGCTGGCGCGGATCGGCGGCACCGGCGTGTTCGTCTCCGCGCTGCGCGACGCCCTGCTGGCCGGCGAGATCGACCTGGCCGTGCACAGCCTGAAGGACCTGCCGACGGCAGCCCCCGAGGGGCTGGTGCTGGCCGCGATCCCACCGCGGGCCGACCCGCGTGACGCCCTCGTGGCGCGCGACGGGCTGCGCTTCGCGGAGCTGCCGGCCGGTGCGAAGGTCGGCACCGGCTCGCCGCGCCGGATGGCGCAGCTGAACGCGTGGGCACGGGCACACGATCTGCACATCGAGACCGTGCCGATCCGTGGCAACGTTGACACGCGGATCGGGTACGTTACGTCGGGCACGCTCGACGCGGTCGTGCTGGCCGCCGCAGGGCTCCAGCGCATCGGCCGGCTCACCGAGGCGAGCGAGCTGATCGACGCCGACGTGTGCCTGCCCGCCCCTGGTCAGGGGGCACTTGCCGTGGAATGCGCCGGCTCCGACCCGGAGTTGGCCGCGCAGCTCGCCGAGCTGGACGACCCGTTCACCCGGGCCGCCGTGACCGCTGAGCGATCCCTGCTCGCCGCCCTTGAGGCCGGCTGCTCCGCCCCTGTGGGGGCGCTGGCCGACCTGATGGCCGACGGGCAGACTTCCGAGCTGCGCCTGCGCGGCGTCGTCGGCACGACCGACGGCACCTCGCTGGTGCAGATGTCCACCACCGGTCCCGTACCGGCGTCGGACGACGAGGCGCGAGCCCTGGGCCGCGAACTCGCCGCGTCGATGCTCGCCAAGGGTGCGGCCGGTCTTATGGGGGAGCACACACTTTGA
- a CDS encoding bifunctional uroporphyrinogen-III C-methyltransferase/uroporphyrinogen-III synthase, which produces MNPAAVATTEPAGTAAGAAAGHVTFLGAGPGDPGLLTLRAVEALGLADVLVGDSQVLDVVRRHARADVGTAEPTADAEALDLVAAASQLVMASARTGKRVVRAVSGDPVLDAGAAEEMLACAHAGIPFEVVPGVSAALGVPAYAGVPLSGDVRYVDAATAGGRCWNEAAGSDSTLVVATTLQTVAAVAGELVSNGRKPDTALTVTVAGTTTRQRTWSATLATIGAELKATKALPTPEGPIAAIAVVGERTTQREHLSWFETKQLFGWRVLVPRTKEQAASLSDQLRSYGAVPHEVPTIAVEPPRTPQQMERAVKGLVTGRYEWIAFTSVNAVKAVREKFEEYGLDARAFAGIKVAAVGEQTSRALVEFGVKPDLVPSGEQSAAGLLEDWPPYDPVFDPIDRVFLPRADIATETLVAGLVELGWEVDDVTAYRTVRASPPPAETREAIKGGGFDAVLFTSSSTVRNLVGIAGKPHNVTVIACIGPATAKTAEEHGLRVDVMSPEPSVHALAQALADFGQARREAAEAAGDPVTRPSERRPGARRRRV; this is translated from the coding sequence TTGAACCCCGCCGCCGTCGCAACGACCGAACCCGCCGGCACCGCGGCAGGAGCCGCCGCCGGCCACGTCACCTTCCTCGGGGCAGGCCCCGGCGATCCCGGACTGCTGACCCTGCGGGCCGTCGAGGCACTGGGCCTCGCCGATGTCCTGGTCGGCGACAGCCAGGTGCTCGACGTCGTCCGCAGGCATGCCCGCGCTGACGTGGGCACGGCCGAACCCACCGCAGACGCCGAGGCGTTGGACCTCGTCGCTGCTGCCTCACAGCTTGTCATGGCGTCCGCGCGGACCGGCAAGCGGGTGGTGCGTGCGGTGTCCGGCGACCCCGTCCTGGACGCCGGCGCCGCCGAGGAGATGCTCGCCTGCGCCCACGCGGGCATCCCCTTCGAGGTGGTGCCGGGCGTCTCCGCCGCCCTGGGCGTGCCCGCGTACGCCGGCGTCCCGCTCAGCGGCGACGTCCGGTACGTGGACGCGGCCACCGCCGGCGGCCGGTGCTGGAACGAGGCCGCTGGCAGCGACTCCACGCTGGTCGTCGCCACCACGCTGCAGACCGTCGCCGCCGTGGCCGGCGAGCTGGTCTCGAACGGGCGCAAGCCCGACACCGCGCTCACCGTCACGGTGGCCGGTACGACGACCCGGCAGCGCACCTGGAGCGCCACGCTGGCCACGATCGGCGCGGAGCTGAAGGCCACCAAGGCGCTGCCGACGCCCGAGGGCCCGATCGCGGCGATAGCCGTCGTCGGCGAGCGCACCACGCAGCGCGAGCACCTGTCGTGGTTCGAGACGAAGCAGCTCTTCGGGTGGCGGGTGCTGGTGCCGCGTACCAAGGAGCAGGCGGCGTCGCTCTCGGACCAGCTGCGCTCCTACGGCGCGGTGCCGCACGAGGTGCCGACCATCGCCGTCGAGCCGCCGCGTACCCCGCAGCAGATGGAGCGGGCGGTCAAGGGCCTGGTCACCGGCCGGTACGAGTGGATCGCCTTCACCTCGGTGAACGCGGTCAAGGCGGTGCGGGAGAAGTTCGAGGAGTACGGCCTGGACGCGCGGGCGTTCGCCGGGATCAAGGTCGCCGCGGTCGGCGAGCAGACCTCGCGGGCGCTGGTCGAGTTCGGTGTGAAGCCGGACCTGGTGCCCAGCGGCGAGCAGTCCGCGGCCGGGCTGCTGGAGGACTGGCCGCCGTACGACCCGGTCTTCGACCCGATCGACCGGGTGTTCCTGCCGCGCGCCGACATCGCCACCGAGACGCTGGTGGCCGGCCTGGTCGAGCTGGGCTGGGAGGTCGACGACGTCACCGCCTACAGGACGGTGCGCGCGTCGCCGCCGCCGGCGGAGACCCGTGAGGCGATCAAGGGCGGCGGCTTCGACGCGGTGCTCTTCACCTCCTCGTCGACCGTCCGGAACCTGGTCGGGATCGCGGGCAAGCCGCACAACGTGACGGTGATCGCCTGCATCGGCCCGGCGACGGCGAAGACGGCGGAGGAGCACGGGCTGCGCGTCGACGTCATGTCGCCGGAGCCGTCCGTGCACGCGCTGGCGCAGGCGCTGGCCGACTTCGGGCAGGCCCGCCGCGAGGCGGCGGAGGCCGCGGGCGACCCCGTCACCCGGCCCAGCGAGCGCCGCCCCGGCGCCCGTCGGCGCCGCGTCTGA
- a CDS encoding dioxygenase family protein, with product MTNTPQDEPDNAAVSRLVPRRRMLALGGAGAVALTGIGTAAHAAEGGSSRSSGSPGSDTLSAARAAAAADSARMRLTTEQIEGPYYIDYELFRKNVVEDRTGIPLLLVLRALDATTGRPIRNSAVEIWHCDASGVYSGYTQTGNGNGGGPPTGTPPTGQPTGTPPTDPPTGPPPGGGGGGHVTPTDDLTWLRGIQMTDHEGFVTFRTVLPGWYSGRAVHVHTKVHTGGTRTSEGYTGGHTCHTGQFYFEEAAVLASAAVAPYSANTVTRVTLDQDSIYPQTGTPGGLLRLVYDHRHIGHGVVGYITMGVDPSATNDGEDAPGGGPEPSASPSPSA from the coding sequence ATGACGAACACACCTCAGGACGAGCCCGACAACGCGGCCGTCTCCCGTCTCGTCCCGCGTCGCCGCATGCTCGCGCTCGGCGGCGCCGGTGCCGTGGCCCTCACCGGGATCGGCACCGCCGCGCACGCCGCAGAGGGCGGCTCGTCCCGCTCGTCCGGCTCCCCGGGTTCCGACACGCTCAGCGCCGCGAGGGCCGCCGCCGCGGCCGACAGCGCGCGGATGCGGCTGACCACCGAGCAGATCGAGGGCCCCTACTACATCGACTACGAGCTCTTCCGGAAGAACGTCGTCGAGGACCGCACCGGCATCCCGCTGCTGCTGGTGCTGCGCGCCCTGGACGCCACCACGGGCCGCCCCATCCGGAACTCGGCCGTCGAGATCTGGCACTGCGACGCCTCCGGCGTCTACTCCGGCTACACCCAGACCGGCAACGGCAACGGCGGCGGCCCGCCCACCGGAACCCCGCCCACCGGCCAGCCCACGGGCACCCCGCCCACCGACCCGCCGACCGGTCCGCCGCCGGGCGGCGGGGGCGGGGGCCACGTCACGCCGACCGACGACCTCACGTGGCTGCGCGGCATCCAGATGACCGACCACGAGGGCTTCGTCACCTTCCGGACGGTCCTCCCCGGCTGGTACAGCGGCCGCGCCGTCCACGTGCACACGAAGGTCCACACGGGCGGCACCCGCACCTCGGAGGGCTACACCGGCGGGCACACCTGCCACACCGGCCAGTTCTACTTCGAGGAGGCGGCGGTGCTGGCGAGCGCCGCCGTCGCCCCGTACTCGGCGAACACCGTCACCCGGGTCACCCTCGACCAGGACTCGATCTACCCGCAGACGGGTACGCCGGGCGGGCTGCTGCGGCTCGTCTACGACCACCGGCACATCGGGCACGGCGTCGTCGGCTACATCACCATGGGCGTCGACCCCTCGGCCACCAACGACGGAGAGGACGCCCCCGGCGGCGGCCCCGAGCCCAGCGCCTCCCCCTCCCCGAGCGCCTGA
- the hemB gene encoding porphobilinogen synthase, whose translation MTGRYGEFPGARPRRLRTTPAMRRLVAETRLDPAELILPVFVREGISEPVAIGSMPGVFQHTRDSLRKAAVEAAEAGVGGLMLFGVPEHKDAVGSAGTDPDGILQQGIRDVVSEVGDALVVMSDLCLDENTDHGHCGVLDDQGRVDNDATLERYAEMARVQADAGVHVVGPSGMMDGQVGVIRDALDEIGRQDVAILAYTAKYASAFYGPFREAVNSSLKGDRKTYQQDPANLRESMRELALDLAEGADMVMVKPALPYLDVLSKVADAVDVPVAAYQISGEYAMVEAAAANGWIDRERAILETLTSIRRAGANMILTYWATEIAPHL comes from the coding sequence ATGACCGGCCGGTACGGCGAATTCCCGGGCGCGCGCCCACGGCGCCTGCGCACCACCCCCGCGATGCGTCGCCTCGTCGCCGAGACCCGCCTCGACCCCGCGGAGCTGATCCTCCCGGTGTTCGTGCGCGAGGGCATCTCCGAGCCCGTCGCGATCGGCTCGATGCCGGGTGTCTTCCAGCACACCCGGGACTCCCTCCGCAAGGCCGCCGTGGAGGCGGCCGAGGCCGGCGTCGGCGGCCTGATGCTCTTCGGCGTGCCCGAGCACAAGGACGCGGTCGGCAGTGCCGGCACCGACCCGGACGGCATCCTCCAGCAGGGCATCCGCGACGTCGTCTCCGAGGTCGGCGACGCCCTCGTCGTCATGTCGGACCTGTGCCTGGACGAGAACACCGACCACGGCCACTGCGGCGTCCTGGACGACCAGGGCCGGGTGGACAACGACGCCACCCTGGAGCGCTACGCCGAGATGGCGCGGGTCCAGGCCGACGCGGGCGTCCACGTGGTGGGCCCGTCGGGCATGATGGACGGCCAGGTCGGCGTCATCCGGGACGCGCTCGACGAGATCGGCCGCCAGGACGTGGCGATCCTCGCCTACACCGCGAAGTACGCCTCCGCCTTCTACGGCCCCTTCCGCGAGGCGGTCAACTCCTCCCTCAAGGGCGACCGCAAGACCTACCAGCAGGACCCGGCCAACCTCCGCGAGTCGATGCGCGAGCTCGCGCTGGACCTCGCCGAGGGCGCCGACATGGTCATGGTCAAGCCCGCGCTGCCCTACCTGGACGTGCTCAGCAAGGTCGCCGACGCCGTCGACGTGCCGGTGGCCGCGTACCAGATCTCCGGCGAGTACGCGATGGTCGAGGCCGCCGCCGCCAACGGCTGGATCGACCGCGAGCGTGCGATCCTGGAGACGCTGACGTCCATCCGCCGGGCGGGAGCGAACATGATCCTCACGTACTGGGCCACGGAGATCGCCCCGCACCTGTGA
- a CDS encoding DUF6011 domain-containing protein, which produces MTPTDAPLPGLATDEELAAGRRVVRCGMCGRPLTGRDARLRGLGEGCRHKLGGDAAVRRPARFDVEQDGLWPGEPGDG; this is translated from the coding sequence ATGACGCCGACCGACGCCCCCCTGCCTGGTCTCGCCACCGACGAGGAACTCGCCGCGGGGCGGCGGGTCGTCCGCTGCGGCATGTGCGGGCGGCCGCTCACCGGGAGGGACGCGCGGCTGCGCGGCCTGGGGGAGGGCTGCCGGCACAAGCTCGGGGGCGACGCGGCGGTGCGTCGCCCCGCGAGGTTCGACGTGGAGCAGGACGGACTGTGGCCGGGTGAGCCCGGGGACGGCTGA
- a CDS encoding maleylpyruvate isomerase family mycothiol-dependent enzyme encodes MQKTPEFPDLLRLIDERSAAFRAAVASAPSLDVRVPTCPEWTLLDLVRHIGEGRRSWAATVAAGPAATSRIRSASDAAPTEVGERDVLVAWLAESTREMLDALREAGPERRCWTWWGRSQSPQTSGAVARHQLQEIAVHTYDAQLAVGAPQPVPDEVALDGVDEFLSTCCTTTTAWPHKPAVADFHAAEGRSWRLRLSADGARVAHLPAPDALPGTGTVAAGDLDTPDVSARGTAVDLLLVMYGRDALDSLELDGDRGILDLLVEWDPE; translated from the coding sequence GTGCAGAAGACTCCTGAATTCCCCGATCTGCTGCGGCTGATCGACGAACGGTCGGCCGCCTTCCGTGCCGCGGTCGCCTCCGCGCCCAGCCTCGACGTGCGGGTGCCGACCTGCCCCGAGTGGACGCTGCTGGATCTCGTGCGGCACATCGGCGAGGGGCGCCGTTCCTGGGCCGCCACCGTCGCCGCCGGGCCCGCCGCCACCTCGCGGATCAGGTCCGCGTCGGACGCCGCCCCGACCGAGGTCGGGGAACGCGACGTCCTGGTGGCGTGGTTGGCCGAGTCGACGCGGGAGATGCTGGACGCGCTGCGGGAGGCCGGCCCGGAGCGCCGGTGCTGGACGTGGTGGGGCCGGTCGCAGTCGCCGCAGACCTCCGGTGCCGTCGCCCGGCACCAGCTCCAGGAGATCGCGGTGCACACCTACGACGCCCAACTCGCCGTGGGCGCACCGCAGCCGGTGCCGGACGAGGTGGCCCTCGACGGGGTCGACGAGTTCCTCTCCACCTGCTGCACGACGACGACCGCCTGGCCGCACAAGCCCGCCGTCGCCGACTTCCACGCCGCCGAGGGCCGCTCCTGGCGCCTCCGACTCTCCGCCGACGGCGCCCGCGTCGCCCACCTCCCCGCACCCGACGCCCTGCCCGGCACCGGCACCGTCGCCGCCGGGGACCTGGACACGCCCGACGTCTCCGCCCGGGGCACGGCCGTCGACCTGCTCCTGGTCATGTACGGCCGCGATGCGCTGGACTCCCTGGAGCTGGACGGCGACCGGGGCATCCTCGACCTGCTCGTGGAGTGGGACCCGGAGTAG